In Candidatus Spechtbacterales bacterium, one genomic interval encodes:
- a CDS encoding MerR family DNA-binding transcriptional regulator has product MKNSRKLIGKQYYTVGEAAYMLGVTPLTLRNWDKKGKLNARRNPINNYRVYKASDIELFLRKLDRSDAPRNTMDIV; this is encoded by the coding sequence ATGAAAAACTCAAGAAAGTTAATTGGAAAACAATACTATACTGTAGGAGAAGCGGCATACATGCTAGGTGTTACACCCCTAACCCTAAGAAACTGGGATAAAAAAGGCAAGCTTAACGCCAGGAGAAATCCTATAAACAACTACCGTGTATATAAGGCATCTGATATAGAGTTATTTTTACGCAAATTAGACAGATCTGACGCTCCGCGCAACACAATGGACAT